In Caldisericia bacterium, the sequence CAGAATTTGATCCATCTCTATGCACCCACTGCATGATATGTGTTCACTACTGCCCAGACTCTGCAATTCCTGTGATCATATCTGAAGAAGGAGTCAAAGGTTTTAGAGATAGAGTATATAAAGGTCCAGTCAGACTTGAAACTAATTTTGACTACTGCAAAGGATGTGGAATATGTGCTGAGGAATGTCCTACAAAAGCAATTAAAATGGTAAGGGAAACATGGGAGGATTAAAATGAGTATGACAAAAGTTAAAAGCACAAAAAAACCATTAACTGGAAATGAAGCCATTGCTGAAGCAATGAGGCAGATAAAGCCAGATGTTCTTGCAGCATATCCTATTACACCTCAATCTCCAATAGTCCACACCTTCGCAAAGTTTGTTGCTGATGGAGTTGTGGATACTGTGATGGTAACACCAGAGTCAGAACATTCTGCCATATCTGTGGTAACAGGCGCAGAAGCTGCTGGTGCGAGAGCAATGTCTGCCACAGCATCGCAGGGACTTGCACTTATGGTGGAAGTTCTACCTGCAACATCTGGATTGAGACTGCCAGTGGTTATGGCAATAGCAAATAGAGCATTATCTGCTCCAATAAACATACACTGTGACCATTCCGATTCCATGGCGGTAAGAGACCTCGGTTGGATTCAAATTTACTCTGAAAATGCACAGGAAGCATATGAAAATATGTTTCTTGCGGTAAGGCTTGCAGAACATCCAGATGTTTTACTTCCAGCAATGGTTATGCTTGATGGATTTATCATAAGTCATGGAGTTGAGGTTGTAGAGATATATGATGATGAAGTTATGCACAAATTTGTTGGTGAAAGAAAACCAAAATTTTCCCTGTTGAATTATAAGGAGCCATGGACAATGGGTCCCCTTGAATTAACTGATTACTACTTTGAAACAAAGAGACAGGAACAGGAAGCTATGAAGAAGGCTAAAAAGCTGTATATAGAGATAGGAAAGGAACTATCAGAAATTACAGGCAAAGAGTATGGATACTTTGAAAAGTATAGACTTGACGATGCAGAAGTGGGGATAGTGGTTCTATCCTCTGCTGCAGGAACTGCAAAGGATGCAGTGGATGAACTGAGGAAAGAGGGTAAAAAGGTAGGATTGTTGAAGCCAAAACTATTTAGACCCTTCCCATATGAAGAGATAAGAGATGCTTTAAAACATTTGAAAGTTATAGGTGTTCTTGATAGATCCTATTCCTTTGGTGGTTATGCTCCCCTCTATTCAGAGATAAGAAACGCTCTATATGACCTTGATAAAAGAATTCCAATACAGAGTTATATATATGGGCTTGGTGGAAGAGATATCTTCAAACAAGAGATAAAGGAAGTCTTCAACGAACTCCTTGAAGGTAAAGTTTCAAGTGAAGAAAAGTGTATAGGACTTAGAGAGTAAGGAGGAAAAAATGAATGTAAGAGAATTGGCTAAAATTCAAGCTGAACAGGGCTTGAAGCTTGTTCCGGGACACAGAATGTGTGCCGGATGTGGGATAAACACCATAGTAAGAACTGTTCTTTCAGCTTCAAAAGATCCTGTTATTGTTGTAAATGCTACAGGGTGTCTTGAAGTTGTCACAACAATATATCCATAC encodes:
- a CDS encoding 4Fe-4S binding protein; the protein is MSEKVKWSELKGWKEIPIGGNLPAKTSLEYKTGTWRTFRPEFDPSLCTHCMICVHYCPDSAIPVIISEEGVKGFRDRVYKGPVRLETNFDYCKGCGICAEECPTKAIKMVRETWED
- the porA gene encoding pyruvate ferredoxin oxidoreductase — encoded protein: MTKVKSTKKPLTGNEAIAEAMRQIKPDVLAAYPITPQSPIVHTFAKFVADGVVDTVMVTPESEHSAISVVTGAEAAGARAMSATASQGLALMVEVLPATSGLRLPVVMAIANRALSAPINIHCDHSDSMAVRDLGWIQIYSENAQEAYENMFLAVRLAEHPDVLLPAMVMLDGFIISHGVEVVEIYDDEVMHKFVGERKPKFSLLNYKEPWTMGPLELTDYYFETKRQEQEAMKKAKKLYIEIGKELSEITGKEYGYFEKYRLDDAEVGIVVLSSAAGTAKDAVDELRKEGKKVGLLKPKLFRPFPYEEIRDALKHLKVIGVLDRSYSFGGYAPLYSEIRNALYDLDKRIPIQSYIYGLGGRDIFKQEIKEVFNELLEGKVSSEEKCIGLRE